In Clostridium sporogenes, one genomic interval encodes:
- a CDS encoding DEAD/DEAH box helicase: MNKLTFENYKLSDEILKSLGKLGYKNPSEVQKQVIPLILKDKDIIVKSETGSGKTAAFSIPVCEKLELEEKDPQVLVLTPTRELALQVKEEISNIALYKRLRCTAIFGKQPMSLQKRELKQRVHLVVGTPGRTLDHIERENLNLKKIKYFILDEADEMLNMGFIDQVEAVIKRLPKDRVTMLFSATIPDKIENLCKRYMNNPEKININPENITTKTINQCYYEVEEKNKFSLLQKIIYKEVVDNSIIFCNTREKVDEILKYMKKEGFNAIALHGGMEQKDRLETMKKFKQGQFQFLVCTDVAARGIHIENISHVINYEMPYEKESYVHRIGRTGRAGKEGVAITFIEPNKVRFLKYIEDYIDKEISKREEPSLEEVNKGKKIFKENIKDRLKIKVQKDNKKQKDITKIYISAGRKKKIRPGDIVGAITSIETINVDDIGIIDIQDNHSYVDILEGKGNIVLKASEDMKIKGKKVRIQRAVK; this comes from the coding sequence ATGAATAAATTAACTTTTGAAAATTATAAATTAAGTGATGAAATATTAAAATCCCTGGGAAAACTAGGATATAAAAATCCCTCTGAGGTGCAAAAACAAGTTATACCACTAATATTAAAGGATAAGGATATTATAGTAAAATCTGAAACCGGTAGCGGTAAGACTGCGGCTTTTTCCATACCTGTCTGCGAAAAATTAGAGCTAGAAGAAAAGGATCCTCAAGTATTAGTACTTACCCCTACTAGAGAATTAGCTCTTCAAGTTAAAGAGGAAATATCAAATATAGCTTTATATAAAAGATTAAGATGTACAGCGATTTTTGGTAAGCAACCTATGAGTCTTCAAAAAAGGGAACTAAAACAAAGGGTACATTTAGTTGTAGGTACTCCAGGTAGAACTTTAGATCATATAGAAAGAGAAAATTTGAATTTAAAAAAGATAAAATATTTTATTTTAGATGAAGCAGATGAAATGCTTAATATGGGATTTATAGATCAAGTAGAGGCTGTTATCAAAAGATTACCCAAAGATAGAGTAACTATGCTATTTTCAGCTACTATACCAGATAAAATAGAGAATCTATGTAAAAGATATATGAATAATCCAGAAAAAATAAATATAAATCCAGAAAATATAACTACAAAAACTATAAATCAATGTTATTATGAAGTAGAGGAAAAAAACAAATTTTCCCTTTTACAGAAAATAATATATAAAGAAGTAGTAGATAATTCTATTATATTTTGTAATACAAGAGAAAAGGTAGATGAAATATTAAAGTATATGAAGAAAGAAGGTTTTAACGCTATTGCTCTACATGGTGGTATGGAACAAAAGGATAGATTAGAAACTATGAAAAAATTTAAACAGGGACAATTTCAGTTTTTAGTATGTACAGATGTAGCAGCTAGAGGTATTCATATAGAAAATATAAGCCATGTTATAAACTATGAAATGCCTTATGAAAAGGAAAGTTATGTTCATAGAATAGGTAGAACAGGAAGAGCAGGAAAAGAAGGAGTAGCCATAACCTTTATAGAGCCTAACAAAGTTAGATTTTTAAAATATATAGAAGATTATATAGATAAAGAAATATCTAAAAGGGAGGAACCTTCTTTAGAGGAGGTAAATAAGGGTAAAAAAATATTTAAAGAAAATATAAAAGATAGGCTTAAAATAAAAGTACAAAAAGATAATAAAAAACAAAAGGATATTACTAAAATATATATAAGTGCAGGAAGAAAGAAAAAAATTAGGCCAGGAGATATTGTAGGTGCTATTACTAGTATAGAAACTATTAATGTAGATGATATAGGTATAATAGATATACAGGATAATCACTCCTATGTAGATATATTAGAAGGAAAAGGAAATATAGTACTTAAAGCCAGTGAAGATATGAAAATAAAAGGAAAAAAAGTAAGAATACAAAGAGCAGTAAAATAA
- a CDS encoding chemotaxis protein, with product METNILLESGTGEVEIIEFLVNNKHYAINVIKVKEVIEVDNVTKVPQSDPAIEGLILCREKIFPLIDLSYILGQKNTSKKKFKTIICEFNRVSVAFKIDEIVAVHRIGWDKILKPDDIAANPLVIGNILLKDKIILLLDFEKIVTDINPSTGISEERIVNVDYKDRSHIKVFLADDSSLIRKLLKDTLTKAGFKKLTIFDDGKQALDKLLELVEKKGEDFTEDVQVLITDIEMPQMDGHTLTRKVKEHPILKRLPVIIFSSLITKDLEHKGTSVGADAQLSKPDIGELVSIIDNYIE from the coding sequence ATGGAGACTAATATATTATTAGAATCTGGTACAGGAGAAGTAGAAATAATAGAATTTTTAGTTAATAATAAACACTATGCTATTAATGTTATAAAAGTAAAAGAAGTAATAGAAGTAGATAATGTAACTAAGGTACCTCAAAGTGATCCAGCTATCGAAGGATTAATTCTATGCAGGGAAAAGATTTTCCCACTAATAGACCTTTCTTATATATTGGGTCAAAAGAATACTTCAAAGAAAAAATTTAAAACTATTATATGTGAATTCAATAGGGTTAGTGTAGCTTTTAAAATAGATGAAATAGTAGCTGTTCACCGAATAGGTTGGGATAAAATATTGAAACCAGATGACATAGCTGCTAATCCATTGGTCATAGGGAATATATTATTAAAAGATAAAATTATATTATTACTAGATTTTGAAAAAATAGTTACAGATATAAATCCAAGTACAGGTATTAGTGAAGAAAGAATAGTTAATGTAGATTACAAAGATAGATCTCATATTAAAGTATTTTTAGCTGATGATTCTTCCTTAATAAGAAAGCTTTTAAAAGACACCCTTACTAAAGCTGGATTTAAAAAGCTAACCATATTTGATGATGGAAAGCAAGCTTTAGACAAATTACTTGAACTAGTAGAGAAAAAAGGCGAAGATTTTACAGAGGATGTACAAGTTCTTATTACAGATATAGAAATGCCTCAAATGGATGGCCATACTCTTACAAGAAAAGTTAAAGAACACCCAATACTTAAAAGACTTCCTGTTATAATATTTTCCTCTTTAATTACAAAGGATTTAGAACATAAAGGAACCTCTGTAGGCGCAGATGCTCAATTAAGTAAACCAGATATAGGGGAATTAGTAAGTATAATAGATAATTATATAGAATAA
- a CDS encoding S1 RNA-binding domain-containing protein: protein MIKLGEIQKLEIIREAPMGVYLNSKEDKSENDILLPGKQVPKDAKIGDEVEVFVYRDSEDRMIATINGPKITIGEIAPLKVIEKTKMGAFLDWGLERDLFLPFKEQTYGIQEGMECLVYLYIDKSDRLCASMNVYRVLSTESHYKENDEVKGFIYDIKREIGAFVAVGNEYHGLIPKNELYGKFRYGDIVEARVTKVKEDGKLDLSIRKKAYKQMDEDADTILGKLNSNGGKLYLNDNSDPRAIKELLNMSKNAFKRAVGRLLKEGKIEFIEKGIKLK from the coding sequence ATGATAAAGTTAGGTGAAATACAAAAGTTAGAAATAATAAGAGAGGCTCCTATGGGAGTATATTTAAATTCTAAAGAAGATAAAAGTGAAAATGATATATTATTACCTGGAAAGCAAGTGCCTAAAGATGCTAAAATAGGTGATGAAGTAGAAGTCTTTGTTTATAGGGATTCAGAAGATAGGATGATAGCTACCATAAATGGGCCTAAAATAACTATTGGAGAAATAGCTCCTTTAAAGGTTATAGAAAAAACTAAAATGGGAGCTTTTTTAGACTGGGGACTAGAAAGAGATTTATTTTTACCCTTTAAAGAACAAACTTATGGTATACAGGAAGGAATGGAATGTTTAGTTTATTTATACATAGACAAAAGTGATAGACTATGTGCTAGTATGAATGTATATAGAGTATTAAGTACAGAATCCCATTACAAAGAAAATGATGAAGTTAAAGGGTTTATATATGATATAAAAAGAGAAATAGGAGCTTTTGTTGCTGTAGGCAATGAATACCATGGATTAATACCTAAAAATGAATTATATGGAAAGTTTAGATATGGAGATATAGTAGAGGCTAGAGTAACTAAAGTAAAGGAAGATGGCAAACTAGATTTAAGCATTAGAAAAAAAGCATATAAACAAATGGATGAGGATGCAGATACTATTTTAGGAAAGTTAAATTCTAATGGCGGTAAGCTTTATTTAAATGATAATAGTGATCCAAGAGCTATAAAGGAACTTTTGAACATGAGTAAAAATGCATTTAAAAGAGCAGTAGGAAGACTTTTAAAAGAAGGTAAAATAGAATTTATTGAAAAGGGCATTAAGCTTAAATAA
- a CDS encoding DEAD/DEAH box helicase gives MNNSFDKLNLEPKLIEGLKKLNINIPTEIQEKTIPLAMENKDIIGQSETGTGKTLAYLLPIFKKINTEKREMQAIILAPTHELAMQINNEIKNISSNSNMDVKSMAIIGEANIKRQIEKLKEKPHIIVGSPGRILELIKKKKITAHTVKTIVIDEGDKLLDKNNLKVVKDVIKATLRERQLMLFSATITESTLNIAKDLMKEPQIVKVKEKNTVNENIKHLYITGEHRERIEILRKLIAATNPKRAIVFINRNEEIELTALKLQYHKIKAYGIYGAAEKEQRKKALEDFRLGKIQILVSSDLSARGLDVKDVTHIFNLDLPENPKEYLHRVGRTGRASKEGTAISIITEKEIPLIRKYEKEFNINIEEKKIYKGTLINSKGKSSSYPKSKNKSTSTHKDNNKKKRSSSINKLKNNHKKKKY, from the coding sequence ATGAATAATTCATTTGATAAATTAAATTTGGAACCTAAATTAATTGAGGGACTAAAAAAGTTAAATATAAATATACCTACAGAAATTCAAGAAAAGACTATACCTTTAGCTATGGAAAATAAAGATATAATAGGTCAGTCAGAAACAGGTACTGGAAAAACTTTAGCTTACCTATTACCTATATTTAAAAAAATAAATACAGAAAAAAGAGAAATGCAAGCTATTATATTAGCTCCTACTCATGAATTAGCTATGCAAATAAATAATGAGATAAAAAATATATCTTCAAATTCAAATATGGATGTAAAATCTATGGCTATAATAGGAGAGGCAAATATAAAAAGACAGATTGAAAAATTAAAAGAAAAACCACATATTATTGTAGGATCTCCAGGAAGAATATTAGAGCTTATAAAGAAGAAAAAAATAACTGCGCATACAGTTAAAACTATAGTTATAGATGAAGGGGATAAACTTTTAGATAAAAATAATTTAAAAGTAGTAAAGGATGTAATAAAGGCAACTTTAAGAGAAAGACAGTTGATGTTATTTTCAGCTACAATAACTGAATCTACTCTAAATATTGCAAAGGATTTAATGAAGGAACCTCAAATAGTAAAAGTTAAAGAAAAAAATACTGTAAATGAAAATATTAAGCATTTATATATTACTGGAGAACATAGAGAAAGAATTGAAATTTTAAGGAAACTTATAGCAGCTACAAATCCTAAAAGAGCTATTGTATTTATAAATAGAAATGAAGAAATAGAATTAACTGCACTAAAACTTCAATATCATAAAATTAAAGCCTATGGCATATATGGTGCTGCAGAAAAAGAACAACGTAAAAAAGCTTTAGAAGATTTTAGATTAGGAAAAATTCAAATATTAGTTTCATCGGATTTATCCGCTAGAGGACTTGATGTAAAAGACGTAACTCATATATTTAATTTAGATTTACCTGAAAACCCAAAGGAATATTTGCATAGAGTGGGAAGAACAGGAAGAGCTTCTAAGGAAGGAACTGCTATTTCCATAATAACAGAAAAGGAAATACCATTAATAAGAAAGTATGAAAAAGAATTTAATATTAATATAGAGGAAAAAAAGATTTATAAGGGAACTTTGATTAATTCTAAAGGAAAAAGCTCCAGCTATCCAAAGAGTAAAAACAAATCTACCTCAACGCATAAAGATAATAATAAAAAGAAAAGAAGTAGCTCTATAAATAAATTAAAAAACAACCATAAAAAGAAAAAGTATTAA